One Dokdonia sp. Dokd-P16 genomic window carries:
- a CDS encoding DUF4139 domain-containing protein, whose translation MKRFTILLVFCLIGYAFAKASTNPPQTKNTNLSKVTVYLSGAQIERTAEVLVTEGTNSFLFDNLSNDIDESSIQISGLKNASILSINFGINYLTEQLNTKKVDSLRSLKTKLETDILKLNSLMSGLHKEEEVITANQRLGSNTTEIDLTKIKELSTYYRKRVTEIKNGILDAEIEKTTLQRRVNDLTKQFNELNISEEKSKGQITLKLNGEQRETLKLKITYNVSEAGWYPEYDLKAIATDAPLQLSYKAHLYQKTGIDWDDVNLVLSTGDPNTNNLKPTIDTKYLRFVNRNYRNNSTTTRAYNYKYNPTIKTITGIVTEDNGPLPGANVIVKGTTNGTQTDFDGKYTLQVNEGETLAFSFVGFKTKEIPIHASIINANLETDNALDEVVITAYGTSRSQKSLSYAVTTVESEDISSTLQGKAAGVQIRGASSITTATGDQKTEGITTTTFEINKKYSIESDGDVTVIEIDKFEVPATYEYFVAPAINENVFLTASIKDWVRYSLLPGEANIYFEGSFSGKTYINPLETTEELSVSLGVDPNIIVKRKQLDNFKSTSFIGSQRIVDMAYSTTVKNNKSTGINLKMVDRVPVSQNKEIKVDDIETSDASYDKDTGLLEWTINLAPSDSSKKEFRYELKYPKHKRVNL comes from the coding sequence ATGAAAAGATTTACAATATTACTCGTCTTTTGTTTGATAGGTTACGCTTTCGCGAAAGCGTCTACAAACCCACCGCAAACTAAAAATACTAACCTATCAAAAGTAACTGTCTACTTAAGCGGCGCTCAAATAGAGCGCACTGCAGAAGTTTTGGTAACTGAGGGAACAAATAGCTTTCTATTTGATAATCTGTCCAACGATATTGATGAGAGCAGCATCCAGATCTCTGGCTTAAAAAACGCTTCTATATTATCTATTAACTTCGGAATTAACTATCTCACAGAACAACTCAATACGAAGAAAGTAGACAGTTTACGAAGTTTAAAAACTAAACTTGAGACGGATATCCTCAAACTCAACAGTCTTATGAGTGGTTTGCACAAAGAGGAGGAAGTAATTACAGCAAACCAACGATTAGGTAGCAACACCACAGAAATAGACCTAACTAAAATCAAGGAGCTATCTACTTACTACAGAAAACGTGTAACCGAAATTAAAAATGGAATCCTCGATGCTGAAATTGAAAAAACAACCTTACAACGTCGTGTAAATGATCTTACGAAGCAATTTAACGAGCTTAACATCTCAGAAGAAAAAAGTAAAGGACAAATTACTCTAAAACTCAACGGTGAGCAGAGAGAGACATTAAAACTTAAGATCACATATAATGTGAGTGAAGCAGGATGGTATCCAGAATATGACTTAAAAGCAATTGCAACAGATGCACCATTACAATTATCTTACAAAGCCCATTTGTATCAAAAAACAGGAATAGACTGGGATGATGTAAATCTGGTATTATCAACAGGAGATCCTAACACTAATAATCTTAAGCCAACTATTGATACAAAGTACTTACGTTTTGTAAATCGAAATTATCGTAATAATAGTACAACGACTCGCGCATACAATTATAAATACAACCCAACCATTAAAACCATCACAGGAATAGTTACTGAAGATAATGGACCGTTACCTGGCGCAAATGTTATAGTAAAAGGAACAACAAACGGAACGCAAACAGACTTTGATGGAAAATACACACTTCAAGTAAATGAAGGAGAAACGCTAGCGTTTTCCTTTGTAGGCTTTAAAACTAAGGAAATTCCTATTCACGCTAGTATTATCAATGCAAACTTAGAAACAGATAATGCGCTGGACGAAGTCGTAATTACTGCTTATGGTACATCCAGATCTCAAAAAAGTCTATCATATGCAGTTACCACTGTAGAATCTGAAGATATTAGTAGTACTTTACAGGGAAAAGCTGCAGGAGTGCAAATACGCGGGGCAAGTAGTATCACAACGGCTACAGGTGATCAAAAAACAGAAGGAATTACAACAACCACATTTGAAATCAATAAAAAATACTCAATTGAGTCTGATGGAGATGTGACCGTAATAGAAATTGATAAGTTTGAAGTACCAGCAACCTATGAATACTTTGTCGCTCCTGCTATAAATGAGAATGTATTTCTTACAGCTTCTATAAAAGACTGGGTGCGTTATAGTTTACTTCCTGGAGAGGCAAATATTTATTTTGAAGGTAGCTTTTCTGGTAAAACCTATATCAATCCGCTAGAGACTACGGAGGAATTATCTGTGTCACTCGGAGTTGATCCTAATATTATTGTGAAGCGCAAACAGCTAGATAATTTCAAGTCTACTTCTTTTATTGGTTCGCAACGTATTGTCGACATGGCGTACTCAACAACAGTGAAGAATAATAAAAGTACAGGTATCAATCTAAAGATGGTAGATCGTGTTCCTGTATCACAAAACAAGGAAATCAAAGTAGATGATATTGAAACTTCAGATGCTTCTTATGATAAGGATACAGGTTTACTAGAATGGACTATAAACCTTGCACCATCAGATAGCTCTAAAAAGGAATTCAGATACGAACTAAAATATCCTAAACATAAGAGAGTAAATCTTTAG
- a CDS encoding endonuclease MutS2 has product MIKITNKTLQDLEFDTVCEQVSERCTTDKGKAKALAIEPYPTPKQAIFGLHQTNEYLSSRTADAAIPNHGFDSLDHEVKYLAIEDSTLEKGSFKKLASISETVNIHLKFFKKFEELYPTLYNTVRETEYTTDIIDTITRIIDKYGEVRDDATPTLGTLRRAINQTKGRINSSFASALGQYAGYGYLDDIRETIVDNVRVLAVTAMHRRKVKGSIMGSSKTGSITYIQPEATLQAQRELNNLVFEEDEEVKRILKELTNSMRPYIPLFEEYQELLSDIDLIAAKMKYAEKMNGLLPKITTDRELTIKDAYHPLLLLSNNAKKEKTYPQDIHLNQESRIIVISGPNAGGKSITLKTVGLLQLMLQSGMLIPVHEYSRMCLFDKILTDIGDNQSIENHLSTYSYRLKNMNYFLKKCDKNTLILIDEFGTGSDPELGGALAETFLEVFHEREAFGIITTHYANLKMMANETPEIVNANMLFDARTLEPLFKLHMGEAGSSFTFEVAQKNGIPYSLINRSKKKVERGKIRFDKSIANLQKERSKLSKTTSSLKAKEQQAAKEKAQLAEINEKVQSKLEAYQELYDSNQRLIYLGTKLDGISKKFYHDKKKRDLMDEFMKIVQIENSKRKKQSAKQAKAEKAKEQATKKEAEKHVKVIREKKKEAKKKEPEAVKPKVTLKEGDRVRMFDGKAVGVIDNIEKGKATVDYGMFTTNVSLEQLELVQRKKKNAK; this is encoded by the coding sequence ATGATAAAGATCACTAATAAAACATTACAAGATTTAGAGTTTGATACTGTATGTGAGCAAGTCTCAGAGCGCTGTACTACAGACAAAGGTAAGGCAAAGGCACTAGCTATAGAGCCATACCCTACTCCTAAACAAGCAATTTTTGGGCTTCATCAAACTAATGAATATCTATCTTCTCGCACTGCAGATGCCGCGATACCTAATCATGGTTTTGACAGTCTTGATCATGAGGTGAAGTATCTTGCTATTGAAGATAGTACCTTAGAAAAAGGGAGTTTTAAAAAGCTCGCTAGTATTTCTGAGACTGTAAATATTCACCTCAAATTCTTTAAAAAATTTGAGGAGCTCTACCCTACTTTATATAATACGGTAAGAGAGACAGAATACACTACAGATATTATTGATACCATCACGCGCATTATTGATAAATACGGCGAGGTACGTGATGATGCAACTCCTACGCTTGGAACATTGCGTAGAGCAATTAACCAAACCAAAGGACGCATCAATTCTAGTTTTGCTAGCGCTTTAGGTCAATATGCCGGTTATGGATACCTAGATGATATACGAGAGACTATTGTAGATAATGTGCGCGTGCTTGCTGTTACTGCAATGCATAGACGTAAAGTCAAAGGTTCTATTATGGGAAGCTCAAAGACTGGAAGTATTACCTACATCCAGCCAGAAGCGACATTGCAGGCACAAAGAGAACTTAATAATCTCGTTTTTGAAGAAGATGAGGAGGTAAAACGCATACTCAAAGAGCTCACAAATAGCATGCGACCTTATATTCCGCTTTTTGAGGAATACCAAGAGTTACTAAGTGATATTGATCTGATTGCTGCCAAAATGAAGTACGCCGAAAAAATGAACGGCTTACTCCCTAAAATCACTACAGATCGCGAACTCACTATAAAAGATGCCTATCACCCATTATTGCTTTTAAGTAATAATGCTAAAAAAGAAAAAACCTACCCACAAGATATTCACCTAAATCAAGAAAGCCGCATTATTGTGATTTCTGGACCTAACGCCGGCGGTAAGAGTATTACGCTTAAAACCGTAGGATTACTTCAATTAATGTTGCAAAGTGGGATGCTCATACCTGTACACGAGTATTCTCGCATGTGCTTATTTGATAAAATCCTCACAGATATAGGTGATAATCAGAGTATAGAAAATCACTTGAGTACCTATAGTTATCGCCTTAAAAACATGAATTACTTCTTAAAGAAGTGCGATAAAAACACGCTTATTCTCATTGATGAATTTGGTACAGGATCAGATCCAGAGCTTGGTGGTGCCCTGGCAGAGACGTTTCTAGAAGTTTTTCACGAGCGCGAGGCTTTTGGAATTATTACCACACACTATGCAAATCTGAAGATGATGGCAAATGAAACGCCAGAGATTGTAAATGCAAATATGCTTTTTGATGCGCGCACGCTGGAGCCGCTATTTAAATTACATATGGGAGAAGCTGGTAGCTCTTTTACCTTTGAGGTAGCACAAAAAAATGGCATCCCCTACTCGCTTATTAATCGCTCAAAGAAAAAGGTAGAGCGTGGCAAAATACGTTTTGACAAGAGTATAGCAAACCTACAAAAGGAACGCAGCAAGCTATCAAAAACTACGAGTTCGCTTAAAGCGAAAGAACAACAAGCAGCAAAAGAAAAAGCACAGCTTGCCGAAATAAATGAGAAAGTACAAAGTAAGCTAGAGGCGTATCAAGAACTGTATGACAGCAATCAGCGCTTGATTTATCTAGGTACGAAGCTGGATGGAATCAGTAAAAAATTCTATCACGATAAGAAAAAACGCGACCTCATGGACGAGTTCATGAAAATCGTACAAATAGAAAATAGCAAGCGCAAAAAACAAAGTGCTAAACAAGCAAAAGCCGAAAAAGCAAAAGAGCAAGCCACAAAAAAGGAAGCCGAAAAACACGTAAAAGTAATACGCGAGAAAAAGAAAGAGGCTAAGAAAAAAGAACCCGAAGCAGTAAAACCAAAGGTGACTTTAAAAGAAGGAGATCGCGTGCGTATGTTTGATGGGAAGGCTGTTGGTGTTATTGATAATATAGAAAAAGGTAAAGCCACTGTAGATTACGGGATGTTTACTACAAATGTCTCTCTGGAGCAACTAGAACTTGTACAACGCAAGAAGAAGAATGCAAAATAA
- a CDS encoding thiol-disulfide oxidoreductase DCC family protein → MQNKNIILFDGVCNLCNGAITFIIQRDKNDVFRYAPLQSEVGKELAVKHHIDLNKVDSIILVTEDKAFAKSTAALRIAKQLSGGWPLLAVFLILPRFLRDAVYDFIARNRYKWFGKKDACMIPTPELKSKFLDYEQPQ, encoded by the coding sequence ATGCAAAATAAAAACATCATCCTTTTTGACGGAGTTTGCAACTTGTGCAACGGCGCCATCACTTTTATCATACAACGTGATAAAAATGATGTGTTTAGATATGCGCCTTTGCAAAGCGAAGTAGGAAAAGAACTTGCTGTAAAGCATCATATAGACCTCAATAAGGTAGACTCTATTATTTTAGTGACTGAAGACAAAGCCTTTGCAAAGTCTACGGCTGCTCTTCGTATTGCAAAACAACTCTCTGGTGGATGGCCTTTGCTTGCTGTGTTTTTAATTCTCCCGAGGTTTTTGCGTGATGCGGTTTATGACTTTATTGCCCGCAATCGTTATAAATGGTTTGGGAAAAAAGATGCCTGCATGATTCCTACTCCGGAGCTTAAGAGTAAGTTTTTAGATTATGAGCAGCCACAATAG